A genomic window from Candidatus Omnitrophota bacterium includes:
- a CDS encoding thiamine pyrophosphate-dependent enzyme: MSQVNLSTNAQNTWCPGCGNFAIMNAIKSVLLELNQEGFPLEKFVIVSGIGCHAKIVDYLNVNSFYSLHGRVVPVAEAIKIARPDIKVIGFAGDGDCYGEGLEHLIFSAKRNIDITMIIHNNRVYGLTTGQYTPTSPLGYRGRSTPQGTKESPINPLELMLASGATFLGRGTSHGLELLKKLFKDAILHKGFSLVDVLQVCVTFYNMYEYYDKRVYELEGHDALDYLKAQEKIREWDYNSDKAIALGLFYKKEAPTFEESFNRDILSVQEKDSKLKAYLQLLM; encoded by the coding sequence ATGAGCCAGGTAAACTTAAGCACTAATGCGCAAAACACTTGGTGCCCGGGTTGCGGGAACTTTGCTATTATGAATGCAATAAAGTCTGTGCTATTAGAATTGAATCAGGAAGGTTTCCCTTTAGAGAAATTCGTCATAGTCTCTGGTATCGGCTGCCATGCAAAGATTGTGGATTATTTGAATGTTAACAGTTTTTATTCTCTGCATGGAAGGGTTGTCCCGGTTGCAGAGGCAATAAAGATTGCGAGGCCAGACATCAAAGTAATAGGGTTTGCCGGAGACGGGGACTGTTATGGGGAAGGCTTGGAGCATTTGATTTTCTCCGCAAAGCGGAATATTGACATTACTATGATTATTCATAATAACCGTGTTTATGGTTTGACAACCGGGCAATATACCCCGACTTCTCCATTAGGTTACCGTGGGCGATCAACTCCTCAGGGCACAAAAGAATCTCCTATAAATCCTTTAGAGCTTATGCTTGCAAGCGGGGCAACATTTTTAGGCCGGGGGACTTCGCATGGTTTGGAATTATTGAAGAAATTATTTAAAGATGCAATCCTGCATAAAGGTTTTTCTCTGGTGGATGTTTTGCAGGTTTGTGTAACTTTTTATAATATGTATGAATATTATGATAAAAGAGTTTATGAATTAGAGGGGCATGATGCTTTAGATTATCTTAAAGCGCAGGAAAAAATCAGAGAATGGGATTATAATTCTGATAAAGCTATCGCTTTAGGTTTGTTCTATAAAAAAGAAGCTCCTACTTTTGAAGAGAGTTTTAACAGGGATATTCTATCAGTACAGGAAAAAGATTCAAAACTAAAAGCATATTTGCAATTATTAATGTAA
- a CDS encoding 2-oxoacid:acceptor oxidoreductase subunit alpha produces MNNFSILIGGKAGFGIDKSGTSIAKIINRLCYRIYVYRDYPSLIRGGHTFSIIRANKERISSGEERLDFILALNQDTINLHKWRLKENSIVIYDSDSVQIDGLAVRNSIRLPISKIIKEENAPEILRNSCMLGAFVKASGISWEILDAVFRKEYAKELDLNLKVARRAFDEAKELIKIPVLEQKLFPILSGNEATGLGLIKAGLKNYVSYPMTPTSPILHFLADEAKDFGLKVIHPESEIGVILMALGFSYIGEKTAVGTSGGGFCLMTEGLSFSGMAELPVVIIVGQRPGPSTGLPTYSTQTELHFVLSAGQGEFLRFVVAPGDAEEAYFWSAVALNTCFKFQIPSFILTDKNLGEGLFNFDIDCIGEITDENPSVWDRSSIYKRYLDTETGISPLAFPPEKDQVIKVNSYEHDEAGITTEEAVLSIKMQDKRLRKEKYLLEELEKYRPVNVYGNSLSETAILCWGSNKGVCVEIAEKLNLKVIQPLVLSPFPLKQFSEAVSGVKRLICVENNATGQLVKLIKMYGFNVDGKILKYDGRPFSLEELEMALKKEIK; encoded by the coding sequence ATGAATAATTTTTCTATTCTAATTGGCGGGAAGGCTGGATTTGGCATTGATAAATCCGGTACTTCCATTGCAAAAATAATAAACCGGCTTTGTTATAGGATATATGTTTATCGGGATTATCCCTCTTTGATTAGGGGCGGGCATACATTTTCAATTATCCGCGCCAATAAAGAAAGAATCTCCTCTGGAGAAGAAAGGCTAGATTTTATCCTTGCTTTGAATCAGGATACAATTAATCTGCACAAATGGCGCTTAAAAGAAAACTCCATAGTTATTTACGATTCTGATTCTGTACAGATAGACGGATTAGCGGTTAGGAATTCTATAAGGCTACCTATAAGCAAAATCATTAAAGAAGAAAATGCCCCTGAAATCTTGCGCAATAGCTGCATGCTTGGCGCGTTTGTAAAAGCTTCAGGTATTAGCTGGGAGATATTGGATGCGGTTTTTAGAAAAGAATATGCCAAGGAATTGGATTTAAACCTTAAGGTGGCAAGAAGGGCTTTTGATGAGGCTAAAGAATTAATTAAGATTCCAGTTTTAGAGCAGAAACTGTTTCCAATCTTATCGGGAAACGAAGCAACTGGATTAGGATTGATCAAGGCAGGCTTAAAGAATTACGTTTCTTATCCCATGACTCCCACCTCGCCAATATTGCATTTTCTTGCTGACGAAGCAAAAGATTTCGGCCTTAAAGTAATCCATCCTGAAAGTGAAATCGGTGTAATTTTAATGGCGTTGGGGTTTTCTTATATAGGAGAAAAGACTGCGGTAGGAACTTCTGGCGGCGGATTTTGTTTAATGACAGAAGGGCTAAGCTTCTCCGGTATGGCTGAATTGCCTGTAGTAATAATAGTAGGCCAGCGTCCTGGGCCAAGCACGGGTTTGCCTACTTATTCTACTCAAACAGAATTACATTTTGTTTTAAGCGCAGGACAAGGAGAGTTCTTAAGGTTTGTGGTTGCCCCTGGAGACGCGGAAGAAGCGTATTTCTGGTCCGCAGTTGCTTTAAATACTTGTTTTAAATTTCAGATTCCTTCATTTATTCTTACCGATAAGAATTTAGGTGAAGGGCTTTTTAATTTTGATATTGATTGCATAGGTGAAATAACAGATGAAAACCCTTCTGTTTGGGATAGGAGTTCTATTTATAAGAGATACCTTGATACCGAAACGGGAATTTCTCCGCTTGCTTTTCCTCCCGAGAAAGATCAGGTTATCAAAGTTAATAGTTATGAACATGATGAAGCCGGGATAACTACGGAAGAAGCTGTTTTGAGTATAAAAATGCAGGATAAACGTTTACGCAAAGAAAAATATCTTTTAGAGGAATTAGAAAAGTATAGGCCTGTGAATGTTTACGGAAATTCTTTATCAGAAACTGCAATCCTTTGCTGGGGTTCAAATAAAGGAGTTTGTGTTGAAATAGCAGAAAAGTTAAATCTAAAGGTTATCCAGCCGCTTGTGTTGTCGCCATTTCCGCTAAAACAATTTTCTGAAGCTGTTTCGGGCGTTAAGAGATTAATCTGTGTTGAGAATAATGCTACTGGCCAGTTAGTAAAATTGATAAAGATGTATGGATTTAATGTTGATGGAAAGATTTTAAAATATGATGGCAGGCCTTTTTCTCTGGAAGAGTTGGAGATGGCTTTAAAGAAGGAAATTAAATGA
- a CDS encoding FAD-binding oxidoreductase translates to MPIEKVLQIKEIIQRAPGVKSFRLEVKDWIDFSAGQFLCASLISDNESKRYLSISSSPTERCYIEFTKRITQSDFSKALDNLKPGDSLKIQYPFGKFILQDTSSKIAFLSGGIGITPIRSICKYVVDKNLGIDMVLVYANQSIKGIIFREDFDAMQKQYTRLKVSHVLCEPAPDFKCSIGLINSSIIKNEIPDYLLRKFYLCGPPAMVEAMKKILTEELSLPKENIITENFVGY, encoded by the coding sequence ATGCCCATAGAGAAAGTATTGCAAATCAAAGAAATAATTCAAAGGGCTCCCGGGGTAAAAAGTTTTCGCCTGGAAGTAAAAGATTGGATTGACTTCTCAGCAGGGCAGTTTCTTTGCGCAAGTTTAATTTCCGATAATGAATCCAAGAGGTATCTTTCTATCTCAAGTTCACCAACGGAAAGATGCTATATTGAGTTTACCAAAAGGATTACTCAGAGCGATTTCTCCAAGGCGTTAGATAATTTAAAGCCCGGAGACTCGCTTAAAATACAATACCCTTTCGGTAAGTTTATTCTGCAGGATACTTCATCAAAAATCGCATTTCTTTCAGGGGGGATAGGGATAACTCCTATTAGAAGTATCTGCAAATATGTCGTTGATAAGAATTTAGGCATAGATATGGTTTTGGTTTATGCTAACCAATCTATTAAAGGCATAATCTTTAGGGAAGATTTTGATGCGATGCAGAAACAGTATACGAGATTAAAAGTTTCCCATGTTCTTTGCGAGCCTGCACCGGACTTTAAGTGTAGTATCGGATTAATTAACAGTAGTATTATTAAAAATGAAATTCCGGATTATCTACTAAGGAAATTTTATTTGTGCGGGCCTCCGGCGATGGTGGAGGCGATGAAAAAAATATTAACAGAAGAATTAAGCCTACCAAAAGAAAACATTATTACTGAGAACTTTGTAGGGTATTGA
- a CDS encoding rubredoxin, translating to MSKYKCLVCGYIYDPAVGDATQGVKPGTSFENLPDSWVCPECGVGKDQFEKIS from the coding sequence ATGAGTAAATACAAGTGTTTAGTTTGCGGCTACATTTATGACCCTGCAGTAGGAGACGCAACGCAAGGAGTTAAGCCCGGTACTTCTTTTGAAAATCTTCCGGATTCATGGGTTTGCCCTGAATGCGGCGTAGGCAAAGACCAGTTTGAGAAGATAAGTTAG
- a CDS encoding 4a-hydroxytetrahydrobiopterin dehydratase: MPKERINQLIAKYRGWEVIEDKKIVKEFKFKDFIEAKYFLDLISVIAEEEGHHPTMTIIYNKLKVTLSTHAIGGLSDNDFIMAKIIDELGG; this comes from the coding sequence ATGCCGAAGGAAAGAATTAATCAATTAATCGCTAAATACCGCGGTTGGGAAGTTATAGAAGATAAGAAAATAGTAAAGGAATTTAAATTTAAGGATTTTATTGAGGCAAAATATTTCTTAGATTTAATTTCGGTTATTGCCGAGGAAGAGGGGCATCATCCGACAATGACTATTATATATAATAAATTGAAGGTTACGCTTTCTACTCATGCCATAGGCGGCTTATCAGATAATGATTTTATTATGGCAAAAATTATCGATGAATTAGGGGGATGA
- a CDS encoding MBL fold metallo-hydrolase, translating into MELKNLHWLGHDSFRLGSEKIIYFDPYRLPKNSPKADIILITHDHYDHCSETDVKSISTKDAVILASLGAGEKLKESGVLCKEIMFLEPFKNAEIGGVKVFAVPSYNIGKPYHPKSAKNLGFIVEAEGSKIYHAGDTDKIPEMEDFHCDIALLPVGGTFTMNAQEASEAALVIKPKVAIPMHYGSGTGSKEDGERFAELLKGKIEVKILTKES; encoded by the coding sequence ATGGAATTAAAGAATTTGCATTGGTTAGGTCATGACAGTTTTCGGCTAGGGTCGGAAAAGATAATTTACTTTGATCCTTATAGATTACCTAAGAATTCTCCCAAGGCCGATATTATCTTGATAACTCATGACCATTATGATCATTGTTCGGAAACAGACGTCAAATCAATTAGCACAAAAGATGCTGTTATCCTGGCTAGTTTAGGGGCAGGAGAGAAATTAAAAGAATCAGGTGTTCTTTGTAAAGAAATAATGTTTTTAGAGCCTTTCAAAAATGCCGAGATTGGCGGGGTAAAGGTTTTTGCAGTACCCAGCTATAATATAGGTAAGCCTTATCATCCTAAATCTGCAAAAAATCTGGGATTTATTGTTGAAGCTGAGGGATCAAAGATTTATCATGCAGGGGATACAGATAAAATACCCGAGATGGAAGATTTTCATTGTGATATTGCGCTTTTGCCTGTTGGCGGAACTTTTACAATGAATGCTCAAGAAGCATCAGAGGCAGCTTTAGTGATTAAACCTAAAGTTGCTATTCCAATGCATTATGGCAGCGGCACAGGTTCTAAAGAAGACGGGGAGAGATTTGCAGAATTATTAAAAGGGAAGATTGAAGTTAAAATTTTAACAAAGGAGAGTTAA
- a CDS encoding type 1 glutamine amidotransferase — MKRIAVLVEDHYQVLEVWYPYLRLREDGFKTTLVGTGKKEYKSKEGYIAHEELSIKQVKAADFDAVVIPGGWAPDILRRHSEINNFVRQMDEEKKVIACICHGGWVLISAGILKGRKVTGFSAIMDDLVNAGAEYFDQEVVVDGNLITSRNPYDLPVFCLEMVKQLK; from the coding sequence ATGAAAAGAATAGCGGTTTTAGTAGAAGATCATTATCAGGTGCTGGAAGTTTGGTATCCATATTTACGACTGCGCGAGGATGGTTTCAAAACAACTCTTGTAGGAACCGGGAAGAAAGAGTATAAAAGCAAGGAAGGTTATATTGCTCACGAAGAGCTTTCCATCAAACAAGTAAAAGCCGCTGATTTTGATGCCGTAGTCATCCCCGGAGGATGGGCACCGGATATCTTAAGAAGGCATAGCGAAATAAATAACTTTGTAAGACAGATGGATGAGGAAAAGAAGGTTATTGCCTGCATTTGCCATGGAGGCTGGGTTTTAATTTCTGCAGGTATTCTAAAGGGAAGAAAAGTTACAGGGTTTTCCGCGATTATGGATGATCTTGTGAACGCGGGTGCCGAGTATTTTGATCAGGAAGTGGTTGTTGACGGAAATTTGATTACTTCACGCAATCCTTATGATTTACCGGTTTTTTGCCTGGAGATGGTAAAACAATTAAAATAA